A genomic window from Brevibacillus agri includes:
- a CDS encoding ISL3 family transposase, with the protein MSNQFTTDLIGLPSFQLSHWDKTTETDWVVTLTPNPASHLCPLCLKESTNHARPGYRLLRHRFIPSWGTVWVRVPVYRQRCHDCQITWTLEWDGIPYRGTATFAFRQMAVELCQKRDLLSVSKQLGICYTTLERWYYQLAPQLLAKPQDHLTPTMVCLDEFALQKGHKYGVNLMDAQSGHIWQVTEGRSREQVRQALMNWPFATPPQVVVTDLAPGMAETVRGVWKDATVVADKFHVIQLFSKSLEAARKRTRSRGTHRRGRHEQRLLHTPPDKLKPEEQEELKAWFAQDPHLERLYNALQHMRTVYAAQTEESGKEALQQWITEHLTSPTSAVRSIAKTIVQWRQSVQNYFSFRVTNAPIEGTHNKVKVIKRRAYGYRNIERFKIRIRLECKPAI; encoded by the coding sequence TTGTCTAACCAGTTTACCACAGACTTAATCGGCCTTCCATCGTTTCAACTTTCCCATTGGGACAAAACGACTGAAACCGATTGGGTAGTGACTCTCACTCCCAATCCAGCCTCTCATCTGTGTCCTCTCTGCCTGAAAGAGAGCACCAATCATGCTCGCCCAGGGTACCGTCTTCTTCGTCACCGCTTTATTCCTTCATGGGGTACTGTCTGGGTACGTGTTCCTGTATATCGACAACGTTGCCACGATTGCCAGATCACCTGGACTCTCGAATGGGATGGAATTCCCTATCGAGGAACGGCTACTTTTGCGTTTCGTCAAATGGCCGTTGAGTTGTGTCAGAAGAGGGATTTGCTTAGCGTTTCCAAACAACTCGGAATCTGCTATACGACATTGGAACGGTGGTATTACCAACTGGCTCCTCAGCTTCTCGCTAAGCCCCAAGATCATCTTACGCCTACTATGGTCTGTCTGGACGAGTTTGCTCTCCAAAAAGGACACAAGTACGGTGTCAACCTCATGGATGCACAAAGCGGGCATATCTGGCAGGTTACAGAAGGGCGTTCACGTGAGCAGGTTCGTCAGGCTCTCATGAACTGGCCCTTTGCTACGCCTCCACAGGTTGTTGTGACAGACTTGGCTCCTGGAATGGCTGAGACGGTTCGCGGTGTTTGGAAGGATGCCACGGTAGTAGCGGACAAGTTCCACGTCATTCAGCTCTTCTCCAAATCGTTAGAAGCTGCTCGTAAACGTACCCGTTCGCGGGGAACTCATCGCCGGGGTAGACATGAACAACGTCTGCTCCACACACCTCCTGATAAACTGAAACCTGAGGAACAGGAGGAATTGAAAGCCTGGTTCGCTCAAGATCCCCATTTGGAACGCCTTTACAACGCTCTTCAGCACATGAGAACGGTATATGCAGCTCAGACAGAAGAGTCGGGAAAAGAAGCACTCCAACAATGGATAACCGAGCACCTCACATCTCCCACCTCTGCCGTCCGTTCGATTGCAAAAACAATCGTTCAATGGCGACAGTCGGTTCAGAATTATTTTTCGTTTCGAGTTACAAATGCTCCGATTGAAGGGACACACAACAAAGTGAAAGTCATCAAGCGACGAGCCTATGGGTATCGCAACATCGAGCGGTTCAAGATTCGAATTCGGCTGGAGTGTAAACCAGCCATATAA
- a CDS encoding TadE/TadG family type IV pilus assembly protein: MKTMLRRWLRDEQGSQLIEFVLIFPLVWLLIVFSFDQFTILYNRQKALAAAYEAGRIAAVQPNFGLAKYHARERGMAELDQGMEVAERDIVLELDGGGWKKGNHFKAEAKVSFRLLATGAVYELSESYYMMVENAEDKK, encoded by the coding sequence ATGAAAACAATGCTGAGGCGATGGTTGCGGGACGAGCAGGGCAGTCAATTGATTGAGTTTGTCTTGATTTTTCCATTGGTTTGGCTGCTGATCGTGTTTTCGTTCGATCAGTTCACGATTTTGTACAACCGCCAAAAGGCTTTGGCAGCGGCATACGAGGCTGGCCGAATCGCTGCTGTGCAGCCCAATTTTGGACTGGCAAAATACCACGCGAGAGAGCGGGGCATGGCCGAGCTTGACCAAGGCATGGAGGTTGCCGAGCGCGATATTGTGCTGGAGCTGGACGGAGGCGGCTGGAAAAAAGGAAACCACTTTAAAGCTGAGGCGAAGGTGAGTTTTCGCTTGCTTGCCACGGGCGCGGTTTATGAGCTGTCCGAAAGCTATTACATGATGGTCGAAAATGCGGAGGACAAAAAATGA
- a CDS encoding DUF3986 family protein, translated as MLDWEKVEQEYLTDRHFHLTYCEDGYDIEGSVWKKKNSQGWDVLFSDNFHDLGSSDTSEDIVIFHYEKDELDVEEINNLFASWVNEVLLPRAKDKSQYKYQEM; from the coding sequence GTGTTGGACTGGGAGAAAGTTGAACAAGAGTATTTAACAGATCGTCACTTCCATCTTACATACTGTGAGGATGGGTACGATATCGAAGGAAGCGTTTGGAAAAAGAAAAATAGTCAGGGATGGGATGTATTATTTTCTGATAACTTTCATGATCTAGGTTCATCAGATACATCAGAAGATATAGTTATCTTTCATTATGAAAAAGATGAACTGGATGTAGAAGAGATTAACAATCTGTTTGCCAGTTGGGTAAATGAGGTCTTGTTACCTCGTGCTAAGGATAAGTCGCAATATAAATATCAGGAGATGTAA
- a CDS encoding A24 family peptidase yields MTNVLVGGLLTIAAWFDWRHRKIPNTLTFSAIVLGFCYQWHTGSLWTSLSGVMGAFLLAAIPVASKGMGMGDLKLLMAIGAWSGWAEVYPLFLHSIVLCILFVLLYPRRWSRLGKNLFVMAVGWTAHRQLWLPGVEKTAFAFPYAVFLLGAFLLRQMLHKVGAA; encoded by the coding sequence ATGACAAATGTGCTTGTAGGCGGTCTGCTGACAATCGCCGCATGGTTTGACTGGAGGCATCGCAAAATTCCTAATACGCTCACGTTTTCCGCGATTGTGCTTGGATTTTGCTATCAGTGGCACACTGGATCGTTGTGGACGTCGTTATCAGGTGTGATGGGGGCATTTCTGCTGGCGGCCATCCCTGTAGCCAGCAAGGGCATGGGAATGGGTGACTTGAAGCTGCTCATGGCGATTGGGGCATGGAGCGGCTGGGCAGAGGTGTATCCGCTATTTCTTCACTCGATAGTTTTGTGCATTTTATTTGTCTTGCTTTATCCGCGCAGATGGTCCCGATTGGGAAAAAATTTGTTTGTGATGGCAGTGGGATGGACGGCGCATCGGCAGCTTTGGCTTCCCGGCGTAGAGAAAACGGCGTTCGCTTTTCCTTACGCCGTATTTTTGCTGGGTGCTTTTTTGCTCCGCCAGATGCTGCATAAGGTGGGGGCAGCCTGA
- a CDS encoding ABC transporter permease, producing the protein MRKDNLNSEAIVRPQLTFWQEAWQRLRGNKLALMGLVIIIVLGVMATIGPLISGHEYAKQSILMKNKAPSATNWFGTDDFGRDVFTRVWYGARISLFVGFMAALIDFFIGVLYGGIAGYLGGRVDNIMMRFVDLLYGLPYLLVVILLMVVMGPGLGTIIVALSATGWIGMARTVRGQVLQMKSSEYVLAAKTMGAKPFYIIRKHLLPNTIGIIIVYVTLSVPSAIFAEAFLSFLGLGVQAPMASWGVMANDGLSTILSGHWWRLFFPAFFISLTMLAFNVLGDGLRDAFDPKARR; encoded by the coding sequence ATGCGCAAAGACAACCTCAATTCGGAAGCGATTGTGCGACCTCAACTGACATTCTGGCAGGAAGCCTGGCAGCGGCTGAGAGGAAACAAGCTTGCTTTGATGGGACTTGTCATCATTATTGTGCTCGGCGTCATGGCTACCATTGGTCCTTTGATATCGGGACACGAGTATGCCAAACAATCCATTCTCATGAAAAACAAAGCGCCGTCCGCGACGAACTGGTTTGGTACCGATGATTTCGGACGCGATGTATTTACCCGTGTATGGTACGGGGCGCGCATTTCCTTGTTTGTCGGTTTTATGGCTGCACTCATCGACTTTTTCATCGGTGTCTTGTATGGCGGAATCGCTGGTTATTTGGGTGGGCGAGTCGATAACATCATGATGCGCTTCGTCGACCTCCTCTATGGATTGCCTTATTTGCTGGTGGTCATTTTGCTGATGGTAGTCATGGGGCCAGGGCTTGGAACGATTATCGTCGCGTTGAGCGCTACGGGCTGGATCGGTATGGCTCGGACCGTTCGCGGACAGGTGCTGCAAATGAAAAGCTCCGAATACGTGCTGGCGGCAAAGACGATGGGAGCGAAGCCGTTTTACATCATTCGCAAGCATTTGCTGCCCAATACGATTGGCATCATTATCGTCTACGTCACTTTGTCGGTTCCATCCGCGATCTTTGCGGAGGCGTTTCTCAGCTTCCTCGGCCTCGGCGTGCAGGCTCCGATGGCGAGCTGGGGCGTGATGGCCAACGACGGGCTTTCGACCATTTTGTCCGGTCACTGGTGGAGGCTGTTTTTCCCGGCCTTCTTCATTTCATTGACGATGCTTGCGTTCAACGTGCTCGGTGATGGCTTGCGCGATGCGTTCGACCCGAAGGCAAGGAGGTAG
- a CDS encoding CpaF family protein: MFDKRQLLGISNQLPRGQEQRTIGRETSGPPATLFEKKQEPAPSQERSIGSEAETFVRTQIVEKYGRRLWEDKHSPAFKKELTADIRMLLESQVPLSSMHLEAEVKRLLHSLTGWGALDELLEDRDITEILFHRHNYLVVERKSTGRLEKHEAVVFRDEEEMLQLLEQIAATMGREFNETKAELHTQLPDGSRVAATHRSISPDGHTLTIRKHRELLSESDYLRYGSICAPMLLFLQRAVGLSRASGIVSGGTGSGKTHMLNLISQYVPEHLSIITIEDVLELKLQHPFVRRLLAKPANYEGKGGFSIKDCVRLSLRKRPDVIMVGETRGGEIVDMLWAMNTDHPGSWSTAHANSPRALVDSTLPILFGKADEVYSAEERNLMIGSALDLIVQVKRFEEDGSRKVVAITEVVGTGQSHEEWIKRACNVKQVVPDRVYLQDIFVYEATGIQDGKVKGHFKWTGYRPERIIKRWQEKGLSREAIEEVFFTTPIQV; this comes from the coding sequence ATGTTCGACAAACGACAATTGCTGGGGATATCCAATCAGTTGCCAAGAGGCCAGGAGCAGCGAACGATCGGGCGGGAAACGTCCGGGCCGCCTGCTACGTTGTTTGAAAAAAAGCAAGAGCCTGCCCCCAGTCAGGAGCGGTCGATTGGCAGCGAGGCAGAAACGTTTGTTCGTACCCAAATTGTGGAGAAGTACGGCAGGCGTTTGTGGGAGGATAAGCATTCTCCCGCCTTCAAGAAAGAGCTGACAGCCGACATCAGAATGCTGTTGGAGTCGCAGGTGCCGCTTTCGTCCATGCATTTGGAGGCGGAAGTAAAACGACTGCTGCATTCCTTGACTGGCTGGGGAGCGCTTGATGAGCTATTGGAGGACCGGGATATTACGGAAATTTTGTTTCATCGCCATAATTATCTGGTAGTGGAACGCAAAAGTACCGGAAGGCTGGAAAAGCACGAGGCTGTCGTATTTCGCGACGAAGAAGAAATGCTGCAGTTGCTGGAACAAATTGCTGCGACGATGGGCCGGGAGTTTAATGAGACAAAGGCGGAGCTGCATACACAGCTTCCTGACGGCTCAAGGGTGGCAGCCACGCATCGTTCCATTTCGCCGGACGGGCACACGCTCACCATTCGCAAACACCGCGAGCTGCTCAGTGAAAGCGACTATTTGCGTTACGGGTCGATTTGCGCACCGATGCTCTTGTTTTTGCAAAGAGCCGTCGGTTTATCCAGAGCGTCCGGGATCGTCAGCGGAGGAACAGGCTCAGGCAAAACCCATATGCTGAACCTCATTTCCCAATACGTTCCTGAACATTTGAGCATCATCACGATTGAAGACGTGCTCGAGCTGAAGCTGCAGCATCCTTTTGTCCGCAGGCTTTTGGCAAAGCCGGCCAACTACGAAGGAAAAGGCGGCTTCTCCATTAAGGATTGCGTACGTTTATCGCTGCGCAAGCGTCCTGACGTCATTATGGTGGGCGAGACACGGGGCGGGGAAATTGTCGATATGCTGTGGGCGATGAATACGGACCACCCCGGTAGCTGGAGTACAGCGCATGCAAACTCGCCGCGAGCCTTGGTCGACTCTACGTTGCCGATTTTGTTTGGCAAGGCAGATGAAGTGTACAGTGCTGAGGAACGCAATCTGATGATTGGCTCGGCGTTGGATTTGATTGTCCAGGTAAAGCGGTTTGAGGAGGACGGCAGCCGCAAAGTGGTTGCCATCACGGAAGTTGTCGGCACAGGCCAATCGCACGAGGAATGGATAAAACGAGCGTGCAACGTCAAGCAGGTTGTGCCGGACCGGGTGTATTTGCAAGATATCTTTGTGTATGAAGCGACGGGGATCCAGGACGGAAAAGTAAAAGGGCATTTCAAGTGGACAGGCTATAGGCCTGAACGAATCATCAAGCGCTGGCAGGAAAAAGGATTGTCGCGGGAAGCAATTGAGGAAGTATTTTTTACAACGCCGATACAAGTCTAG
- a CDS encoding SAF domain-containing protein, with protein sequence MKKQTMLVICLISFLLAGSSFYAATQYIDALATEKLFAPVVKVAAGKEISPFEPITEDDVVLVQEEIDEILPEAARDITAVIGKRSTQTIYQGEQLLTTKLTDSQLLPEKGEARYEFPLLSIQPLTELRKGDHVKIWVKYKSLAELQDYPEPVQFKKTNDTAEFLFESQLASVRDSNGTEIYTLKPSLLPSPDQMDAVFNGSREKPQSNSEKKYHDYRVQPTALPAFLGFNLTDREYVILNEAMSYGMLQVGHIMVSKEQAS encoded by the coding sequence ATGAAAAAGCAAACGATGCTCGTTATCTGCCTGATCTCGTTTCTCCTGGCAGGCTCCTCCTTCTATGCAGCCACCCAGTATATTGATGCGCTGGCAACGGAAAAACTGTTTGCCCCAGTCGTAAAAGTGGCTGCCGGAAAGGAAATTTCTCCTTTTGAGCCGATTACAGAAGACGATGTGGTACTAGTACAGGAAGAAATTGATGAAATCCTCCCAGAAGCGGCACGAGATATAACTGCTGTGATTGGCAAAAGGAGTACGCAAACCATTTATCAAGGTGAGCAACTGTTAACAACCAAGCTGACAGATTCACAGCTTCTGCCGGAAAAAGGTGAGGCGCGGTATGAGTTTCCATTGCTCTCGATTCAGCCTTTGACAGAGCTGCGCAAGGGCGACCACGTGAAAATCTGGGTCAAGTACAAGAGCCTGGCCGAATTGCAGGATTACCCTGAGCCTGTGCAATTCAAAAAGACGAATGACACGGCGGAGTTTCTGTTTGAGAGCCAACTGGCCAGCGTAAGAGACAGCAATGGCACCGAGATCTACACTCTGAAACCAAGCCTGTTGCCTTCTCCAGATCAGATGGATGCGGTCTTCAACGGCTCTCGCGAAAAGCCTCAGTCGAATAGCGAGAAAAAATATCACGATTATCGGGTGCAGCCCACCGCACTACCTGCTTTTCTAGGATTCAATCTAACGGATCGAGAGTACGTGATCCTTAACGAAGCAATGTCATACGGCATGCTGCAGGTAGGCCATATCATGGTTTCAAAGGAGCAAGCGTCATGA
- a CDS encoding type II secretion system F family protein: protein MPVAIGIGFATFLLVIPQNMYVRERAGKHEIVGLLQRDRKTVWNRLEERLAKSRSGWGINQYVTLSFFLGVLSFGISSQLLQSWWLALPALLAGVLFTERLVSVWGAKRKDKFEAGNIKAIRLMASSLRTSPSYLHAFEQVAASPFLDGIVTAEYRRIVELLRAQVPLEHVMNDFYERTGSADVKYLATIVQIQREMGGDMAKTLDLAASSILRRRQSLRRQKAAMAQIVAQVNLLSVMPFIFILALYANNPHHFDSLTATVGGRLLILACLASILLGGEAIRYMAHKSVHRGG from the coding sequence ATGCCTGTCGCCATAGGAATTGGTTTTGCCACATTTTTGCTCGTCATTCCGCAAAACATGTATGTCCGTGAGCGAGCGGGCAAGCACGAGATTGTGGGATTGCTTCAGCGGGACAGAAAAACGGTCTGGAATCGGTTGGAGGAAAGGCTGGCGAAGTCACGCTCAGGCTGGGGAATCAACCAGTATGTCACGCTGTCTTTTTTCTTGGGGGTTCTGTCGTTTGGGATAAGCAGCCAACTACTGCAATCGTGGTGGCTGGCGCTTCCCGCCTTGCTTGCTGGCGTCTTGTTTACAGAGCGTTTGGTCAGCGTGTGGGGAGCCAAACGCAAAGACAAATTTGAGGCTGGCAATATAAAAGCGATCCGCCTGATGGCAAGCTCGCTGCGTACGTCGCCCTCTTATTTGCATGCTTTTGAGCAGGTTGCGGCAAGCCCATTTTTAGACGGGATTGTAACGGCAGAGTATAGGCGAATTGTCGAGCTGCTCCGGGCACAGGTGCCATTGGAGCACGTTATGAATGACTTTTACGAGCGAACGGGATCAGCCGATGTCAAATATTTGGCTACGATTGTGCAAATCCAGCGAGAAATGGGTGGAGACATGGCGAAAACGTTGGATTTGGCGGCTTCCTCCATTTTGCGCCGCAGACAGTCGCTGCGCAGGCAAAAAGCCGCTATGGCCCAAATTGTCGCGCAAGTGAATCTTTTGAGCGTGATGCCCTTCATCTTCATTTTGGCGCTGTATGCAAACAATCCGCATCATTTTGATTCGCTGACAGCAACCGTAGGGGGGCGGCTGCTCATTTTAGCGTGCCTGGCGAGTATTTTGCTAGGGGGAGAAGCGATTCGCTACATGGCGCACAAAAGTGTGCACCGGGGAGGGTGA
- a CDS encoding YpjP family protein: MFKKITALLLAIAVFTGCVGISEVASAKEFKTQSSPVVDSKNKVELKSNKEKRVAPIVARIIVSAAGYAVKKLGKKVADDVWPVVKRKLDDLLEKAEDISIKGPGGGERVFAIFDKNKEIFRLDAKLLKKPDGYYLWVHYHITPDMSEHHDIAEIYMGKNKPAGW; this comes from the coding sequence ATGTTCAAAAAGATAACAGCGCTACTATTAGCTATAGCTGTATTTACTGGTTGTGTAGGGATTTCTGAAGTGGCTTCTGCCAAAGAATTTAAAACACAATCAAGTCCTGTTGTGGACTCCAAGAATAAAGTTGAATTAAAGAGTAATAAAGAAAAAAGAGTTGCACCAATTGTTGCTAGAATTATTGTGTCAGCCGCAGGATATGCCGTCAAAAAACTTGGAAAAAAGGTAGCAGATGATGTTTGGCCGGTAGTCAAAAGAAAGCTAGATGATTTGTTAGAAAAAGCTGAGGATATCTCGATAAAAGGCCCTGGTGGCGGAGAAAGGGTCTTTGCAATATTCGATAAAAATAAAGAAATTTTCCGTTTGGATGCTAAGTTATTAAAAAAACCGGATGGCTATTACCTGTGGGTTCATTACCATATTACCCCTGATATGTCTGAACATCATGATATTGCTGAAATTTATATGGGCAAAAATAAGCCAGCCGGATGGTAA
- a CDS encoding DUF3870 domain-containing protein produces MFDKDTIYIVGDAQSSSNNPITQQFSAFFIGLVVDTTNDKIVDAACSSTVQLTSDFARSIFIGHSIFASEEIGEEIRYRYFGSSQKTLIAAFKDAQKKYKQAVSARSKAEVTK; encoded by the coding sequence TTGTTTGATAAAGATACCATTTATATCGTGGGCGATGCGCAATCTTCATCCAACAATCCGATAACGCAGCAGTTCAGTGCTTTTTTTATCGGGTTGGTCGTGGATACTACCAACGACAAAATCGTAGATGCGGCTTGTTCGTCTACGGTGCAACTGACGTCTGACTTTGCCCGGTCGATTTTTATCGGCCACTCCATCTTTGCGTCAGAGGAGATTGGGGAAGAGATTCGCTATCGGTATTTTGGATCTTCGCAAAAAACATTGATTGCTGCATTCAAGGATGCGCAAAAGAAGTACAAACAGGCTGTTTCCGCGAGAAGTAAAGCAGAAGTCACCAAGTGA
- a CDS encoding type II secretion system F family protein translates to MLVICALIGFAIFLYGLPACLGKGASFFSSLFSRIEIEQQAELDQAFERRQARWTLVRLLERHPPLLQRLCRWTGIHASKTEEIISRLHLPIRLVEVVLARLICMCLVASSLLALLLKLAQGEMLGIKTGYPLMLSLGLYLLPTFYLDWMDKRAKAEIREQVPVFFGIVQSLVEAGMPLQGAVKQTARRFNARLGQELAKLEVAEKRHGSWRKALEELAFRWEVDTLTTIALEMNEAVTKGVSISQMLSVQIEEQVRQQEDEAAAHMNRLNIRLLPFVILFMGVPLLFLVMGPALMGIGERL, encoded by the coding sequence ATGCTTGTGATTTGCGCTCTGATTGGGTTTGCCATCTTTCTTTATGGACTCCCTGCTTGTCTGGGCAAGGGAGCTTCTTTTTTCTCTAGCTTGTTTAGTCGAATTGAAATCGAGCAGCAGGCAGAGCTCGATCAAGCATTCGAGCGCCGACAAGCTCGCTGGACACTGGTTCGTCTGCTGGAAAGACACCCGCCGCTTCTGCAGCGGTTATGCAGATGGACGGGCATCCATGCTTCCAAAACGGAAGAAATCATCTCGCGGCTCCACCTGCCGATTCGTTTGGTCGAAGTGGTTTTGGCGAGGCTGATTTGCATGTGTCTGGTCGCCTCCTCTCTGTTAGCTCTTTTGCTGAAGCTGGCCCAAGGGGAAATGCTCGGGATAAAAACAGGGTATCCGTTGATGCTCAGCTTGGGGCTGTATTTGTTGCCGACGTTTTATCTCGACTGGATGGATAAGCGGGCAAAAGCGGAAATACGCGAACAAGTGCCCGTCTTTTTTGGGATCGTCCAATCGTTGGTCGAGGCAGGTATGCCGCTGCAAGGGGCGGTAAAGCAGACGGCTCGTCGCTTCAATGCCAGGCTGGGCCAAGAGCTTGCCAAACTGGAGGTCGCGGAAAAACGGCATGGATCGTGGAGAAAAGCATTGGAGGAACTGGCATTCCGCTGGGAGGTCGATACGCTGACCACGATCGCTTTGGAGATGAATGAGGCAGTCACCAAGGGCGTCAGCATTTCGCAAATGCTGTCCGTGCAAATCGAGGAACAGGTGAGGCAGCAAGAGGATGAAGCAGCAGCTCATATGAACCGTTTGAACATTCGCCTGCTCCCTTTTGTGATTTTGTTTATGGGGGTTCCTTTGTTATTTCTCGTGATGGGCCCGGCATTGATGGGCATCGGAGAGCGGTTGTAA
- a CDS encoding ABC transporter permease, with amino-acid sequence MLSFVFRRFISMIVTLWLIVTVTFFLMHAVPGSPFEKEGKALNATVEQNLNAYYNLDKPLVVQYVLYLQKLVQFDLGPSTANASDTVNKMIARGFPVSFQLGVIAVVFAIFSGVGLGVVAALRHNRLIDYAAMVIAVLGISIPSFVVAPLLIKYLAVEWKLLPTATWGSWQHVVMPALALAFGPIAIIARLTRTNMLEILTQEYIETAKAKGLKPATIVFKHALRNAILPVVTLLGALIANVLTGSFVIEKIFAIPGMGKYFVAGIINRDYSVIMGTTVFYSALLIFMMFVVDVLYGIIDPRIKLHRKESEG; translated from the coding sequence TTGCTATCTTTTGTCTTCCGCAGATTTATCTCCATGATCGTTACGCTGTGGCTCATTGTTACCGTTACTTTTTTTCTGATGCACGCGGTGCCCGGGTCGCCTTTTGAAAAAGAAGGAAAAGCGCTGAACGCGACAGTGGAGCAAAACCTCAACGCCTACTACAACCTGGATAAGCCGCTCGTTGTCCAATATGTTTTGTATTTGCAAAAGCTGGTGCAGTTTGATTTGGGGCCGTCGACGGCGAATGCTTCCGATACCGTCAACAAAATGATTGCCCGCGGTTTTCCGGTTTCGTTCCAGCTTGGGGTGATTGCCGTCGTGTTTGCCATTTTCTCGGGGGTGGGGCTTGGCGTAGTTGCTGCGTTGCGCCATAACCGTTTGATTGATTACGCCGCGATGGTGATTGCCGTTCTCGGGATATCCATTCCCAGCTTTGTCGTCGCGCCTTTGCTGATTAAATATTTGGCTGTCGAGTGGAAGCTGCTTCCGACAGCGACATGGGGATCGTGGCAGCATGTGGTGATGCCTGCGCTGGCGTTGGCGTTTGGGCCGATTGCGATTATCGCTCGTCTGACGAGGACAAACATGCTGGAGATATTGACGCAGGAGTATATCGAAACGGCCAAAGCAAAAGGGCTGAAGCCTGCCACGATTGTGTTCAAACACGCCTTGCGCAATGCGATTTTGCCCGTCGTCACGCTGCTTGGTGCGCTCATCGCCAACGTGTTGACAGGGAGCTTTGTCATCGAGAAAATTTTTGCGATTCCGGGGATGGGCAAATACTTCGTAGCGGGGATTATCAACCGCGACTATTCCGTCATCATGGGTACAACCGTGTTTTACAGCGCCCTGCTGATTTTCATGATGTTTGTCGTCGACGTTTTGTACGGCATTATTGATCCGCGAATCAAGCTACATCGAAAGGAGAGCGAAGGATGA
- a CDS encoding ATPase, T2SS/T4P/T4SS family — MRIAELNRGTANLHDIEEIKQAARDYLNHFGKTREEKLEMQQILSLAEQGDRDSHNHIILRLQHYFEEVLKRPISEEILPHVNGYEGLVFSTYGWGILDAVLHLSPWVEEVRIGADRRVAYLEQGVKKFLSYTPTWKEVEILQQKLTNAAGLSFNEKKPRLSGYLHALKARLTMFTFPYSRVPTILVRRFTTPDFSLDQLRTQPRPTFDEPVQWLLEQQVHGRGNVLVIGPMAAGKTTLMMCMLKLKDPLTEYITIFESEHEMRFADVWPGEVIELQNVEEIGIELSNCFKDMYRSTANTILIGEIREPIEAYHFVNAGIRGTDATIAAMHERFPHKALHDLTDLVYQYGGRSVELTQERISRAVNFVNSLTYRNNGHRFVDAIHVTEWNDTFNRVESIPLVSRNVQTGAYEWTGKQLSPHLVEYMCYVGRANIDVLKELRLTDLGRQL; from the coding sequence ATGAGAATAGCAGAGCTGAACAGGGGCACAGCCAATTTGCACGACATTGAGGAAATAAAGCAGGCGGCTCGAGATTACTTGAATCACTTTGGCAAAACGCGCGAAGAAAAGCTGGAGATGCAGCAAATTCTCTCTTTGGCAGAGCAAGGAGACCGCGACAGCCACAATCATATTATTTTGCGCTTGCAGCATTACTTTGAAGAAGTGCTCAAGCGTCCGATATCAGAGGAAATTTTGCCGCATGTCAACGGCTACGAAGGCCTTGTGTTTTCGACCTATGGCTGGGGAATACTTGACGCCGTTCTGCATTTGTCTCCGTGGGTAGAAGAAGTGCGGATAGGCGCTGATCGACGAGTAGCGTACCTGGAACAAGGAGTGAAAAAGTTTCTCTCTTACACTCCTACCTGGAAGGAAGTCGAGATACTTCAACAAAAGCTGACGAATGCTGCCGGTCTGTCTTTTAACGAGAAAAAACCTCGTCTGAGCGGGTATCTCCATGCTCTTAAAGCTCGGTTAACCATGTTTACTTTTCCATATTCAAGAGTGCCCACGATTCTTGTCAGGCGGTTCACGACTCCGGATTTCTCGCTTGACCAGCTTCGGACACAGCCTCGGCCGACTTTTGACGAGCCTGTGCAATGGCTGCTCGAACAGCAAGTGCACGGACGGGGCAACGTTCTTGTCATTGGACCGATGGCTGCCGGGAAAACAACCTTGATGATGTGCATGTTGAAGCTCAAGGACCCGCTGACAGAGTACATTACCATTTTCGAAAGCGAGCATGAGATGCGATTCGCCGATGTATGGCCGGGCGAAGTCATTGAACTGCAAAATGTGGAAGAAATCGGCATTGAGCTGAGCAACTGCTTCAAAGATATGTACCGTTCAACAGCCAATACGATTTTGATCGGTGAAATCCGCGAGCCGATCGAAGCGTACCATTTTGTCAATGCGGGAATCAGAGGGACGGATGCTACGATTGCGGCAATGCATGAACGTTTTCCCCATAAAGCTTTACATGACCTGACAGACCTCGTTTATCAGTATGGGGGACGAAGTGTCGAGTTGACGCAAGAAAGGATCAGCAGGGCAGTCAATTTTGTAAACTCGCTTACCTATCGAAATAACGGTCACCGTTTTGTCGATGCCATTCATGTTACGGAATGGAACGACACTTTCAATCGCGTCGAATCGATCCCGCTAGTCAGTCGCAATGTGCAAACGGGTGCATATGAATGGACAGGAAAGCAGCTAAGTCCTCATCTGGTGGAGTATATGTGCTACGTCGGGAGAGCGAACATTGATGTATTGAAAGAACTACGTCTTACTGATCTGGGCAGGCAGCTATGA